Part of the Rhizophagus irregularis chromosome 4, complete sequence genome is shown below.
CACATACCTTCAAACTCATCTAGAAAAATTCCTGAGTTCCAGCAGTATTCCAGCCGATTAACCAAAATACCACGTCCTGTTTCTTCTTATCTTTGTTTCTTAATCTTTTCAATAACTTCTTGATATTTCTGTTAATATAAGGGTTAGGTGACGAGAATATCTAAGGCCAAGTATTTAAGCTGGTTATTCACCAAATTCCCATGCGTCTAGAccgtctaaaaaaagaaagttcaaactgttaataaatatttcgttactgtaaaaataaaaaaataagtaaaccTAGTAACCTACCCACTAAATTCCAACACGCTTAAAGGCCAAAATGAGACAAActctaaaaaaatgaattagtactaaagacgaaaaaaaataaaataaaaaacccaAAAATTTACTTACATTTCATAAGAGATCGCTAAAACAAAATgtaacctaaaaaataaatttttagttaagAAAAGTGTTTAATTTAGGTAAAAGAGAAGGATGAAAAGCGGGAGAGAGGAATAAAAAGAGAGGGAAAAGGgaaagaacgaaaaaaaggaaaaaggaaCTATTTAATAGATCGATCACGTGATACACGTGATACATAATTTTAAGGTTACACCACGATTTCCCGGACGTTTGCCCGAAAACTTTGACCAGCATTAAAACTAATGTAGGCCAACGGTGTCGGGCAAACGTCCTGTCGGGAAAATGAATGTCGGGATTTTGTCCGACATCGAATAATTTGTATATCGCATTCAATATTTTGCTCGCGAATCCTGAACAAAAATTACATGCAcaatattttgcaataaattgtcaaataaaatttctatttttgcgCAAAGaattaacaatttaaatacTGTACAATATATTGCacaatattgaaattattgagCAATAATGTACAATATTGAATCCTCCAAAATTTAGTGATGCAAAGTAAAAGAATCTAATATTTTGTACCtcataattcaaaattcaaaattttaaaaactgcaaatatcaacaaaataaacagttttttattttatgaaataaaattacattttttttgtacagcattaatacttaaaagaaaaacatgTTTTGTTTCGTtctcgtaaaaaaaaaaaaattattttttatcacattataaatgccaagattaatataaaaaggagTACAACTTGCATATAGTTGCATATTTTGATGGTTCAAAATTCATGCACGAGGTGGGTTGCAACACGGATACTTGCTTATTAAGATGATGTGCAACGATAGTAGCTAATTCATTTATCGAGTGAGCAGACATCGGGATGCTAAAACAAGTCCTTCGGTACACTCCGGACTAATTATAAAGAGATATGCAAGGAGAGTGTTACACATCTATTTATCTATTCGATAATATGACAGCTATGGTTCAAtcactatttaattttttcttttctcgGCTCAAAAACACGaacacgaaaaaaataatgtaaattttgattgtttattatttgtcAAATAGGGGATAAAAgaaatcaatttataaaaatactatatactaGCGAAGTGTTTCACCCGGTGAATTCTGAAACCTCCGAAACCCTAATTCTTTCTTTCTAAGTTACGTATTACACCTAAAAAGATGATTCAGAGTATGAAATGGGCCATCACTACACCTATAACAGCCAAAACTATTACGCTACGATTACAAATAATGGTGGGTATTTGAACATTATCGCTGGCTCCATTAGCTATAATAGtggtattattattgttgttattattattactattattattattattgttgttgttgttgttgttgttgttattgttgttgttattattattgttgttgttgttgttgttgttattcttattattaggAAATGGTCCTTGTGGGTCTTTACTTGCACTAATAAAACACATATCCTGAAATCCACAACCGGGTTCATTAGTGTGTATTTTAAATTCAGTTCTTCCGGTATCTTTAGGTATAAATGTAGCGTTCGGTTGTTCATCCGTTAATATTGCATGAACTAATTGTAGAAAAAAAACCCatgttttaaaagaaaattaataatgatagcATAATTGACGAGAAAATGTATAACATTTTTACTTACAAGAATCAGGTCTTTCGGATTTTGTACAATGATCATATTCATCGAGTACAAACGTCTTAATACCTATTCTTATAAATactatctaataaaaaaaataataacattatttaaaagaatttattgcatgttgatttaaatgaaataaaaccTACAGGCTCATCATAATATGCACCAACGATCGAGGGGTCAAACGGATAATAACCATCTCCAACTTTGACATCTATTGCATTACCATAATTAATTGTGAAAACCAAgataaccaaaaaataaataatattattattttgagacattcttttttaaaacaagAAAAGAGTTCGAAAGTATTGTAAGTAAATGAATGtgcattatatatatagagaTAATTCGTACTTCGTTGACGGATGTACTTgtacttttattttactatgtaAGGTAAATTGGCAAATTTTCAATGTAAATGTGAACTTAGTGTAAAATGTAACTTAAATAATTGctttataatatcaatatatttaggTCGTACGGTCACTCGTACCATCAATAGGATACACTACTTTACCCCCTTCGAAATTTCTTTCTTCACCCACAAATATTACGAGGTCATTAtcattttgcaaatataaatcTGTACCAAGAAATCTGACTTTAAACCCTTCGTTACTAATTTCGGTTCCTTAAATGATTGTCGCGATCGCTACCTTCCATAGCTTGAATTTGTCCGCggaaaaattctttctttagTTCACTAATAGGGCTCATCCCTACTTACTTTAACAGAGAAAGCGTTCACGGTTGTATTACCTTTGATGAGACAGAATAAATTGATAGACATAGCgcaaagtaaaattatttgcgaaaaaatattatatacaatattaaaattagcaTTAAACATTCTTCCTAAAAGTTTGGTGAAGCCATTAACTTGCATTGCAAAGGAACCTGAAATACATCAGAACTAAATTGTTAGTCTAGTTGCAGATTTTAAATTacgataaatattattttgtatcaTACTGTACATTCAACATATCAGCATTAATGGAAACTTATATGGATTTTCCGGAGTCGTAAtcgatatatatttttccttatcatgtaataaaatattgaagaagcTGAAATTATTATCTTGACTTCAATATTCGTCCTACTCCAATTCAGAAATTTCACAATGCAGATTTATCTCATATTTTCAAAGATAAGGAAAAAATGAACTGATATATCATATATGCCctacaaaatttacaaaattttttagtcaCTATCACCTCATACCATATGAGGTTTACCACCCTGTTAATTATGCCTAAGTAGGGAACCCCCAGGACACCTATGTGGCCATCATAGGATCTATGGCAATCTCATATAGTATTCAATAACAACAACTAAGTGCCATAACATAGAGATATGTGTCATTTCCACGGGCACCACGGCCTGCCCTCCCATATGGATCGGCTTGGGGATCACCTATGTGGCATCATTGTAGCTACGACTTGTGCACAAAGCAGATGACTACATAGCCAGTAGCAAATGGTACGTACTACGAGCACATAAACCTCTATGTCAATCATAACAGTCCACCATCCGGAAGACTTTCTGCGAACCCTCCTCCGGTGAACACGTACTCGTACGTCCATCCGGCAAACTGTTATTTATACTCACCATTTAATGATATGACCTAGCCTCGTTTAGTGTTAGCTTGCAAATAGATACCAAATTTGGCATTATCTCGATGATCTTAAATGTACCGTTTCAGTTGATCTGCCTAAACAATTGAAGAATCAAATGTATGATAGAAAAGCAGAAAACATGTAAAAAAGAACCATAAAAGCGTCGGAGTGGTTTTTCACTTACAAAACAAGTTTCCAATGGTTAGTGAAACTCGTTACCCATATGTTGTCCAAAGGCAGTTCCACTCGTAAATACTAAAATACAGTTCTTgatgttaatatatatatttttccgtcttaatatttattatatttatttgcgcgtaaaaaaaagagatatttatttacgcgtgaaaaaaagagatatttatttacgcgtgaaaaaaagagatatttaTTTACGCGTGAAAAAAGAGATTTATTTACGCGTGAAAAAAAAGTAGTgaaaaaaggtatttattagatatttatttgaaaagaaagtatttataaaaaaagtatttagttGTGTCTGAAGAGATGAAGAGATGAAAGAGATGtgtattaaacaaataaaagaaaaagagctgtataaatattattttttttgttgtacaaGCTTTTCATATAAGtataaatgatatcattacgTATGATTATATTGTAGCTTTTAATTACCTAATCATGATGTATTTACCTTAATATACatcttttattcatatttttagtTGAGTAATGCTAAAACTGGACATGATTGGATAAGATAATGCGCAGTAAATTTATTAGGCAAGTGTGCTTATTATTCGAAGATTTAAACCAAGATTATATTACTTGTTGAGATTAGTTGAGCCTTCGCAACATccagattatttttttttatgttaaaaaaatagatactTATAATGGTAATTTAATAGAGTTTAACTCCACTTTATGATCTTAGTATTGagaaagatattatttaacaaaaatatcaaCTGTGAAATGTTTAATATGCTATGATTACTATATTTGGAATGGTCCGTTTCGTGATGTTTGTAAGCACAATCATATAGcaaaaatttatcaacaaacacaaataaataatttattatatcaacaaGTAAAAGCTgatttagtaaattatttaaaaataagcataGAGAAAGTATTTCTGacagaaaagaaaaatgaattaattaatttacaatggTCAGTGATATAGAAGCAACATTTGAAAAGATCGTAAAAATTGAAATGCGAggtaaattcattaaattgcttcttaattatttgttaatactattataaaaagGTGAGCAATTTTCAAGCTAATAGAATACAATCGGATATTAATAAATCCTTTTCGTCCAATTATGCCAAATAATCATGGAACAACAAGCATTGGAGTACCACCTATACCTACAGCAAAGCCATGAAAACCTTCAAGAATTCTTCAAGCAGTTCAACAAATGCTCAAGAAACAAGCTCATTTGCATCTAAAAAACGAACtacaaaaagaagaataagaaaaaatattcaaaccgccaaagtataatttaatattatttattcttaaaacATAATTACTgctatattatattgatttactGTAGGAACAAACCAAAGAACAACATATTAGTGAAAATCCTACCGAATATTATCAAAacgaattttatgaattttattctaatatgataaattttcccAGGCAAGGATTGCAAAATCCTCTTACATTATCATCTTTTACTCTTCAATCTTTACTTCTCGGTCTATTACTCCTTATTCTTACGCACACTCTACAGACTCTTTTACTAGTATTCATCTTTCACCTTCTAATTACGAATATACTTCTTTATTCATTAGCTGTAAATTCACACTTTTCGTAAAGAATTCGTTAATTTCACATTTTCCTAATGGACAAGAACAGCAGTTTGCCACTCTTTCAAATAACTATACGCTGAATACATAATTCATTTACAAATGTTAATATTGTATCATCCTAAGCACCACCCGATTTTAAGCACCACCTCGACtttagaaaaacaaaaataagcaccacattaaatttttatatttataaataaggaGTAAAgcgcaaaaaaaattttcaaagtatcaaaaaaaaaaatatgaaaaaacttCCGAATTTAAACACCACCAAACTTAAGTggaaattttcctttaaaaatgtGGTGATAAAATCGGAAGGATACGATAATCCGAATTCAaagaataaagtaaaagaatctAATATTTTGTACCtcataattcaaaattcaaaatttaaaaactgcaaatatcaaaaaaataaacatagtttttattttatgaaataaaattacatttttttttgtacagcataaagaaaaacatattttgattCGTTctcgtgaaaaaaaaaaaaatttttttatcacattataaatgccaaaaagGGGGTACATCAACTTGCATGTAGTTGCATATTTTGATGGTGTTGCAACAATGCAACACGGATACTTGCTTATTAAGATAACGTGCAACGATAGTAGCAAATTAGCATCGATTCATTTATCGAGTGGGATGCTAAAACAAGTCCTTCGGTACACTCCGGACTACTATAAAGAGATATGCAAGGAGAGTGTTACACTTCTATTCATATACAGCATGGTTCAatcactttttaattttttctttttttggctcaaaatttttattgtttgtcAAATAGgggataaaaaaatcaatttatgcaggttaacaaaaaaatactagAAGTGTTTCACCCAGTGAATTCCGAAACCTCTGAACCCCTAATTCTTTCTTTCTAAGTTACGTATTTCAAAAATGATTCAGAGTATGAAATGGGCCATCACTATACCTATAATAGCAAAAACTATTATGCTACGATTACAAATAATGGTGGGTATTTGAGCATTATCGCTGGCTCCATTAGCTATAATGgtgatattattattgctattattgttgttatgattattattgttgttattattattattattgttgttgttgttgttgttgttgttgttattattattattattattattattattattattattattattattattattattattattattattattattattattattgccattattattattattaggaaaTGGTTGATATGGTTGATATGGTTGATATGGGTCTTTACTTACAAAAATAGTACATGTATTCTGAAACTCACAACCGGGTCCATTAGTGcgtataataaattcaaaatttccgGTATTTTTAGGTATAAATGTAGCTTTCGGTTGTTCATCCGTTAATGTTGCATGAactaattttagaaaaaaaacccattttttaaaagaaaaataatgatgatgggCTTGATGGCATAACTGACGAGAAAATGTATACCATTTTTACTTACAAGAATCAGGTCTTTCGGATTTTGTACAATGATCATATTCATCGAGTATAAACGTCTTAGTGCCTGTTCTTATAAATactatctaataaaaaaataataatatttatttatttaaaggaatTTGTTGCATGTTgatgatttaaatgaaataaaaccTACAGGCTCATTATAATATGCACTAACGAACGAGGGGTTAAACGTAGAATATAAACCACCTCCAACTTGAACATCTATTGCATTACCATAATTAACCGTGAAAACCAAGATAGccaaaaaataagtaataatatttttttgagacattcttttttaaaacaagAAAGAGTTCGAAAGTATTgtaaatagataaatttaaataaatgtgcATTATATATTTCGTACTTCATTGACGGATGTACTTgtacttttattttactatgtaAGGCATATTGGCAAATTTCAATGTAAGTGTGAACTTGTGTAACTTAAATAGTAAttgctttatatattttttgtcaaaCTATAATATACTAATCTTTTTATCGTGATAATTGATATAGGTCGTACCATCAATAGAATACACTGCTTTTACAGagttttaccttcgaaatcTCTTTCTTCACCCACAAATATTACGAGgtcattatcattttttgcaaatatagaATCCGTACCAAGAAATCTGACTTACAAATGATTGTCGCGATCGCCACCTTCCATAGCTTGAACTTGCGTTCGCGGATGTACTACCTTTGATGAGAAAGAATAAAGTGATAGACATAGCGGTTGGTTTGGAAGTCTTTAACCAACCCACTCctatttattatctattatacTTTTCAACTAGATTTTATGAGTTTAAAATTGTCCcctgatataaataattaaaagctAAATTACATGGCTCAATTGTAACTGCGGTTTGACCGGTTAATTTTTTTCCCGATCTGAGTGATACGATCTAGAATTGAACAGGgctaaaatattgaaattgttATCTTGACTTCAATGTTCGTCCTACTCCAATTCAGAAATTTCACAATGTAGATTTATCTCATATTTTCAGagatatttatcttttattatttcgttTAGTTGACCAATGAAGATTTTAGATGTTGGGTAGGTTCATGTTAAATcttcataaaaaaaaggtcgaattttcgaattttatatattgaaaaatttttaatttattatttgttcgTTTTATTTCGTTCTTTGAACTTGTTATTTGATGATGAAAACTTGAATAGACGGAAATCGaaatgttatttataaattgaaacAAGCAACTTTTCGTTGTAAAATTACAAAACAGTCGATTATCTTAAAGTTTGAATTTCGTATTAGTTACTCTTATAATTCACAATCTcgaagtaaaatttaaattattcatgtATCCATGATCTTTTAGTGTTTCAAATATCCTGATATTTAGAGGTTGGAACCGACcaaaaaaaaccttaaccgATAAAAAATGGGGACGGAATTCTTCCCGCCGATCATCTTGTCCATAAATTTCAGGACGGAACAAAAGGCAAAAAGTGCTTaggaaaagtttttattttacgcATTTTACCATGACCAACTGCTTATTCACTCCTTAACGAACAGTTTGATGAGTTTTGCCAGGGTTCACTTAgtgttttctaatttttctcgCTCAAAAATGCTATTTCCTTCTGTCAGCCCGCGGTAGCGACCCAAAAAAGGGGGCCAAATAGGGCAGGTGTTTGCTCCAATAAAGGTTGTTGGGAAGTTACGGCATACTTTCATTGGAAAGTaatcaaaaaatgtaaaacgtattaagttttaaataaaattgccaATTGTGTAACaatatccatttttttattggcttttCTTTAAGTGCACACCTTCCCTGAATGCACGTGCATGACTAGGCCCTAGGAACTACCCCAACGGCACCCAGAAAATTCTTCGAACTCGGCCGGCGTTATGCACTGACACATGATCGAAGAATTTAGGATGTGATGAATAAAACGTGACAAATAGAATTTCATCTACTTGAAAAAAtctaagtccctcagataaatataaacagtgaaaCTTCGGACAGGGTGTGACGATGTAAACAGATCACGTGATCGAAGAATTTTTCTGGGTGCTCTATCCTTAACCTGATCCACCGGTCCAGATGCTTATTCTGGACCAGTCAacttttgattggctaatcagcccttttattacataactccggcataatttattttatctcttACTCTTCCTATCTTTCACTCTTTCTCTATTCTTTTTTGTGATATGTTAGTACTTagtatttcatatttcatttcagtttgtatattttaattttaattgtatttattgtagttttatgataatactaaatgttttttattttctttttgaagagttttatgatatattgatattattctGGAAAtcaagtgttttttttttaagttttgggGTTAAGCAAAGTTGTTCAAAAAAGGTTGTAAATTACACATTTATAACAAAActtttaatactattacttTGTACTTTTGTTTTGatattaacgttaaaataattttaataataaaattacagtaaaaaataatgtaaagaccttttttataaagttatatatgcaattttacttatttattaataaagtttaataaaatgcataccaaaatacaaattttaaataacatattaCTTTAAAACGGTAGTATtaaatgctttaaaaaaaggcatttcgtaactttttttttaaaaaaaacgcgaattgtttttttttccaagacaaatgttacacaaaacaATCTCATCCAATTAGATTTGCTGGTCCAGGATAAGCATCTGGACCGTGGCCCAGGCTCGGGTTATATAGGCGTGCACTTATGGAGGTACGACtgtaatgatatttatattacgtactgtatattaaatattctgacCAATGGGCGTAAAACACGAAAGGACCAACCTTTTCCAGGTTAATTAGCTCAATATGCTGATCTTTTCTCCTTCGCCACAGTTTGCATCTTAATTTGTAACTTCGCTTCCTTCCcgtaattttacaaaatcttgaataaaatatgtcgatcatttgcACGTGATAATAATTAGCCACTgtgatcaataaaaaataaatatactacccttaataataagaaattccGAATTTGTCTagtgattgaaaaaaaaaaatttctaatttaggTGAAGATTTACCAgatacagtaaattttaagtggtaataaaaaaatgcgcgatagttctatttttaataagatttgcCGTTCATTATATTATCCCATTGTTTGCAGATAagtattgataaaattattttgattggtGTATTGTTAAAGCGTAAAATATACACAAGTGACACAACATTAATGCGTACCAATTTCACATTAGAAACAATGTTATATTGGTTTATTTGTCTCTGTAAAAATGTTGATCCGTGTTTcatattccatattttttccataaaatgtAGATATTCACGGGATTTATCGTGAATCCACGGAGCTTTTACAGAGAGATACaggagaaaatttttatagggtgtACAATTTAAAAggtataaatatacaaaatgtaAACGACTTTttattgttgttgttattTCCAACTCTTTTCCTTTCctctattaattaattcaattaatttgatctttttttattattttcatcattatgtGGTTGaatagaaattttcttttcattacgACTGGTTTAGTCGTTTTGATGCTTTTTTTCTCGTCATCAGTAGCAACTAATGATCACCATTATAAACACTGCAGCACTGCTATCAGAGCACATCATTATACTAAAACTGTTTACCCCTCACATTGCCCAAAAAGATGCCCTAAAACAACAACTACTACATCTACCACTACTGCAACCTCcgccaccaccaccaccaccaccacaaCCACAACCACCACCACCACTACCACTACCACTACTACTAGCACCACTTTTGTCCCTCCTgataacttattaaaaaagagGCATCGACAAGATGACCATGAAGCCATTAAGTGCGTTCCTGATAAACAGAAACACTATATTCATAGACATGGAAAATGCACAGAAATCAGATATTGTACCCCAACTGTTTATAAACCATGCCCCAAAGATAAAACCACAACAAAAACCGTTCTTGCAACCTCTACCTTAATTTCTACCTCCACTTCTACTTCTACTTCCACCTCCACTTCCACCTCCACTTCCACCTCCACTATATTAATTCCTACATGTATGCCTGATGGTTCTCCATGTActcttgataattttattacgtGCTGCCATCAAAGTTGCTTTTTTGGAGACAATTTCCCTAATGGAGTATGcttctaaaatatattttttgtaaaatatccgGGTTATTTTAGATAGtgacaatttaattttaaagtaaggCTGTATATTTTCTTGTATTCGAGGATACAGGgtaatatatagttttttttaatttttcttgtgTAAAGCAATTCACCATAATATGTATATGTCAGAATGAAGCTCGTAAAACGTGATTCATGCGAATAATAATGGTTATACTGTGGGTGTGTTcacaaattcaattaaattatcgATTTTGTAATTCGTTGTATGTCTTATATACCGTCAGTTTCtctaatttta
Proteins encoded:
- a CDS encoding uncharacterized protein (SECRETED:cutsite_GNA-ID; SECRETED:prob_0.8979); SECRETED:SignalP(1-23), encoding MSQKNIITYFLAILVFTVNYGNAIDVQVGGGLYSTFNPSFVSAYYNEPIVFIRTGTKTFILDEYDHCTKSERPDSFHATLTDEQPKATFIPKNTGNFEFIIRTNGPGCEFQNTCTIFVSKDPYQPYQPYQPFPNNNNNGNNNNNNNNNNNNNNNNNNNNNNNNNNNNNNNNNNNNNNNNNNNNNNHNNNNSNNNITIIANGASDNAQIPTIICNRSIIVFAIIGIVMAHFIL
- a CDS encoding uncharacterized protein (SECRETED:cutsite_SVA-TN; SECRETED:prob_0.5406); SECRETED:SignalP(1-26); amino-acid sequence: MWLNRNFLFITTGLVVLMLFFSSSVATNDHHYKHCSTAIRAHHYTKTVYPSHCPKRCPKTTTTTSTTTATSATTTTTTTTTTTTTTTTTTTTSTTFVPPDNLLKKRHRQDDHEAIKCVPDKQKHYIHRHGKCTEIRYCTPTVYKPCPKDKTTTKTVLATSTLISTSTSTSTSTSTSTSTSTSTILIPTCMPDGSPCTLDNFITCCHQSCFFGDNFPNGVCF
- a CDS encoding uncharacterized protein (SECRETED:cutsite_GNA-ID; SECRETED:prob_0.8626); SECRETED:SignalP(1-23) — its product is MSQNNNIIYFLVILVFTINYGNAIDVKVGDGYYPFDPSIVGAYYDEPIVFIRIGIKTFVLDEYDHCTKSERPDSFHAILTDEQPNATFIPKDTGRTEFKIHTNEPGCGFQDMCFISASKDPQGPFPNNKNNNNNNNNNNNNNNNNNNNNNNNNNNNNSNNNNNNNNTTIIANGASDNVQIPTIICNRSVIVLAVIGVVMAHFIL